The DNA segment CTGAATATACCATTTCTTCCCCATGCCCTCCTCAGCCACCTTCAGTTGCTTGCTCTTAAAaaggttgctgttgtttttaaaaggttcttttctgttctgtgattttttttttaatcagtcttCTAATGTAACTGTTTGCTGTGAGGTCTGTAGTCTGTTATATCACTACTGCTTTTTGTTAAAATAGTGTAGAAAAACCTCGAGTGCTAACTCCTTCCCGTTCCAGGGGAGCTCAGGCACAATAGCCAGGTGCCCCAGGGTACTCAGCTCCCCCTGGCTCTGAGGATGAGAAGTCAGGCTGTGTGGGCCTTGTAGGCTCTTTTGCCTCTTGGGGCCCCTAATTTTTCTGAGTTCTGGCTCATCTTTCCTCCTTAGTGGGGGCCCTGCAGTCATTGAGAGAAAAGGTGATAAGTAAAAAGGCAGCCAGAGGTGAATGCCAAAGAGACAGTGCAGTGTAATAGGAATCCAAACGGAGAATGTGGGAAACTTGGTACTGAGGAGATGGAACACCCACTCGAGTCCTAGAACACACCTATCTGGCCAGAAGTTTCCTAGAATCTCCCTGGTATCTTCTGTTCTGGGCCAGGGCTGGCCACCTGACTGTGTGCGGCTGGAGAAtgcccatctcccctctcccaaaAGGAGTTTTAAGGGTCATTATACCTAACAAGAAGGGGtctgagtgctggctgctcttttcTTGGCCCttcattcaattcccagcacccgtgtgTGATGgctgacaaccacctgtaatcccagctccaggggatctgacagttTCTTCTGCACTCCACGAGCTCCTATACTCACACGCACGaagtcacacacagacatataataaaaatataacatttaaacTTAAGAACATAGCTGGGTGtcatagcacatgcctttagtcccagcactcgggaggcagaggcaggctgatctcttgagttcaaggctagcctggtctaccaagtgagttccaggacagtcaggtatacacagagaaaccctgtcttaaagaacaaaaacaaaaaagttaacaaacaaatatatatgtatgtgtgtgtatgtgtatttacaaGAAGAGGGTGTGAGTGTGTACGCACGTGCACAGGTGCCCAGGGTGTGGCACTGGTTCCAAATAATTATTGCAAAATAATTCTGTCCCTTTCTCTTCCACCATCCCAATCTGTGTTTTGGAAGATGGATTGGTAATCCCATTGGTGGAGCTGTCAGCAAAGCAGGTGGCATTTCACATCCCATTTGAAGTGGTAGAGAAAGTTTATCCTCCAGTGCCAGAACAACTCCAACTCCGAATTGCTTTTTGGAGCTTCCCTGAGAATGAAGAGGACATTCGGTGAGTCCAAGTACTGATAATGGGCATGGAGTTCTAAGATCTCACACTGGCTGCTGGGCTTTCTGCAGAACAAAAGAGATACTGTAGTTGGAACTGCTAAGAGGAAGATAAGGGAGGCGGGAAAGTGCCCGGCTTTCTCCTAAGGAGTGCTAACAGAGTTGCCTAGAGCATGGTAGTCTCTCAGTGTCTGTGGAAGGTTATTTGCGGGGTTGTGGCCAAGTCCTCTTCTTCCCCCAGTCTGTATTCATGCCTAGCCAATGGCAGTGCGGATGAGTTTCAGCGAGGGGATCAGCTGTTCCGAATGAGGGCTGTGAAAGACCCGCTGCAGATAGGTAAGAGTTCCGACATGCCTGGAGTAACCTCTCCTTCCATCACTGGGTGAAGATTAGGACCTTTGCGGCTGGGCAAGGtcgcacatgtctttaatcctagcactcaggaggcaaaggccagcctggtctccatagtgagttctaagacagccaaggtaacagagagaccctgtcttaaaacaaaacaaaacaaaacaaaacaaaacaaaacaaacaaacaaacaaaaataaaccccaTGTGGAGTGGATTGTGTAATTCAATATGGGTCTAGGGAGGAGAGCAGAGACTTTGGTCTTGGCCAGCTACTTCTGACCTTGCCCTTGTTTCTCCCCAGGGTTCCATCTGAGCGCCACAGTGGTACCACCGCAAATGGTCCCACCCAAGGGGGCCTACAATGTAGCTGTGATGTTTGACCGCTGCCGGGTCACTTCTTGTAGCTGTACCTGTGGGGCCGGGGCCAAATGGTGCACCCATGTCGTGGCACTCTGCCTCTTCCGCATTCACAACGTGAGGCCCTCCCAATTTATCCTGGCCCTACCCTACGCTCCATTCCTCCCTTCTCTGCTGCATGCCTGGCCACAATGTGAGCCCCTTTACCTCCCCTCTGCCCATCTCTCCCCAGCTTCAGCTCCAAAACCTTTCCTCAGATGGTTCTTTGCTCCTTCAGGCATCTGCAGTCTGCCTGCGGGCTCCAGTCTCAGAGTCCCTGTCTCGGCTACAAAGGGACCAGCTTCAAAAATTTGCTCAGTACCTTATCAGTGAGCTTCCTCAGCAGGTGGGTGAGGCTGGGACATCTTCTCACTGCTGGCTTTCAGGCTTAGCCTCAGCCTTCTTCTCAGCTTTCTTGCTTCACCCTGGACTCTTTGGATTCACCTGTGCCTTGTTCTCTGTGCCTTTGTCCTTTCACCCTCAGATTCTCCCCACAGCCCAGCGTCTTCTAGACGAgctcctttcctcccagtccaCAGCCATCAACACAGTGTGTGGGGCTCCGGGTGAGTGTGTTGAGATGGAAAGCAGGGGAGCTGCCAGCACAGGGGATCACTTCCTAATGGCTCCCTGTTGTTAGGTGAGTCTGGGTCCTTAGCAATAGATAACTGATTGCCTGTCATCCGCAGACCCTACAGCAGGGCCCTCAGCTTCAGACCAGAGCACTTGGTATTTGGATGAGTCAACACTCACTGACAACATAAAGAAGACACTACATAAGTTCTGTGGCCCCTCCCCTGTGGTCTTCAGGTAAATTGCATACTAAATCTGTGGTGAGTACATACCTTCCTTAAGCCACTGGTaacctttcttccatctcattaCTGCACTGGCACGGTACCTGCGCATGGGCATCAGTGATGGGCACGGTACCTGCGCATGGGCATCAGTGATGGGCACGGTACCTGCGCATGGGCATCAGTGATGGGCACGGTACCTGCGCATGGGCTTCAGTGATGGGCACGGTACCTGCGCATGGGCATCAGTGATGGGCACGGTACCTGCGCATGGGCATCAGTGATGGGCACGGTACCTGCGCATGGGCATCAGTGATGGGCACGGTACCTACGCATGGGCATCAGTGATGGGCACGGTACCTGCGCATGGGCTTCAgtgatgactcagtggttgaTGATGATCTTGGACAGTCAGTGATTTCCTATTTGCGTAGAGCCAgagttatttttcttcctttggctGATCATactgacacagatgcagagaaagGTGAAGAAGGATTTTGTCTTTCCCCCTCTACTCTGTATTCTGGGTCAGGATCCCCTTTAGGTCAAAGCCCTGCTGTTTTTACCTCCTTCAGTCAGCAGCCCCACCTTAGTCACCTTCTTCTCTGTTCCTTTTACAGTGATGTAAACTCTATGTATCTCTCTTCCACGgaacctcctgctgctgctgagtgGGCATGTCTGCTGCGGCCTCTGAGGGGTCGAGAGCCTGAGGGTGTCTGGAACCTGCTTAGCATTGTTCGAGAGATGTTCAAGCGAAGGGACAGCAATGCTGCCCCCTTGCTGGAAATACTCACTGACCAGTGCCTCACCTATGAACAGGTAACACCTCAGGATGGGGGAGCTTTGTGGtggttccttctttccctctctcatcttattctctttttattctgACAGGAACATAGAGGAGGGTAAGGGCTTTTTAGATTTTTCTGAGCTTTTATGTACCTTACATCTCTCTTTGCCTCCAGATAACAGGCTGGTGGTATAGTGTGCGCACCTCAGCTTCACACAGCAGTGCCAGTGGTCACACAGGCCGTAGCAATGGGCAGTCAGAGGTAGCAGCCCATGCATGTGCAAGTATGTGCGACGAGATGGTTACCCTCTGGAGGCTGGCTGTGCTGGACCCTGCCCTCAGCCCTCAGCGGTGAGTCCTCCCCAGGAGTACTGTGTTCTGACAAGGACAGCCCAGGACAGCTTGCACACTGAACAGTCTGCCTGAGTATAGGGCTTTCTCTCACCTAGGGGAATGGGAAGTGCTGAGCACTGAGGTGACTACTAGAGGTTTGTAAATCCTGTTTCTAACaggctttcttcttccccttccctaaAAAGGATTCACTTTCCAAACTCCATGACTGTTGGACTGTCTTATAGTGCTGGCTCAAAAAGAGCAGGCCCTCCTCACTGTGCCCTTGCTTATATCTTTCTTTGAGGGAGAATTCCTGCTTATCTCCTTCTTCCCACTCTCAGTGCAGACTGCTTGTCGTCCCTCTAACAGCCTCCTGCCCTTTGTTCCCACAGCCGCCGGGAACTGTGTGCACAGCTGCGTCAGTGGCAACTGAAGGTGATTGAGAATGTCAAGCGGGGCCAGCACAAGAAGACCCTAGAGAGGCTCTTCCCTGGCTTCCGGCCAGCTGTGGAGGCCTGCTACTTTAACTGGGAAGAGGCTTATCCTCTTCCTGGTGTTACCTACAGTGGCACTGACCGGAAGCTAGCCCTGTGCTGGGCCCGGGCCCTGCCTGCCAGGCCAGGAGCCTCTAGATCTGGGGGCCTGGAAGAGTCCCGGCCCCGACCTCTTCCTACTGAGCCAGCTGTGAGGCCCAAGGAACCTGGGGCCAAACGCAAAGGATTGGGTGAGGGGATCTCCTCACAGCGGGGCCCCCGCCGCCTCTCTGCCGAAGGAGGAGATAAGGCTCTGCATAAGATGGGTCCAAGTGGGGGCAAAGCCAAGGTACTGGGTGGGACTGGCAGCGGGGGCAAGAGCTCAGCAGGCAGTGGGAGCAAACGGCGGCTAAGCAGTGAAGACAGCTCCCTGGAACCAGACCTGGCAGAGATGAGCCTGGATGACAGCAGCCTGGCCCTGGGTGCAGAGGCCAGCACCTTTGGTGGATTCCCTGAGAGCCCTCCACCCTGTCCTTCCTCGGTTGGCTCCAGAGGACCTTCCACCTTCCTTCCTGAGCCCCCAGATACTTATGAGGAAGATGCTGGTGTGTACTTTTCAGAAGGACCTGAGCCTCCCACAGCCTCTGCAGACCACCCTGGTCTGCTGCCTGGGGAGGTCTGTACCCGAGATGACCTCCCTTCCACAGACGACAGTGGCAGTGGGCTACACAAAACCAAAGAAGCAGCTCCTGCAGTTGGAGAGGAGGATGACGACTACCAAGCATATTACCTGAATGCCCAGGATGGGGCTGGAGGCGAGGAGGAGAAGGCGGAGGGCGGGACTGGGGAGGAGCATGACCTGTTTGCTGGTTTGAAGCCACTGGAACAGGAGAGCCGAATGGAGGTGAGGGGCTGAAGAAGAGAGGGACTGTGGGGTGTTCTTTTCAAATGACTAAGAGGGGCCCCATGGATCTGGCCGGAAGTGTCCAGATCGTTAGCATGACTTTACATTCTGTAGGGTATCATAACCTCCTGGTCCACGGTTGCCCTCTCTAGTGGGTACTTCTCAGCTGTTGTGTCAGTGTGCTACTTCAGAGTCCTCAGTGGTCGCTTGCTGTCCTTAGAGTAAAACTGAAGGTCCCTGGTGTGGCCTGTGGGCTCCACCCTGTCTGATCTTTGCCAGCCTCTCCAGTGTTATTTGACTTTGTCTTTCCTCCTCTCTGTACTTCACTTATTCCTGGGGTTTGCCATGCTCCCTCCTGCTTACATACTTGTACAGATTGGCCTTTCTGCCTGGAACAATCTTCTCACCAGGCTTGGTTAGCTCTCAGAGACCGTAAAGTTCTGAGAGATAGGGGCACAAGATTGGTGAACTTAGAATCCCTCCCTGCCACGTGTGGTGGCAGATGCCTCTTatcacagcactctggaggctgacgTAGGAGAATCTCAAGTTAGAGGCTAGcttgagttacatagtgagaccctgcctcaaataaaacAGACCTTGTCTTCTTAGAAGTCTTtctcttgctgggcagtggtgacgcacgcctttaatcccagcacttgggaggcagaggcccagcctggtctacagagtgagttccagccagggctatacagagaaaccctgtctcgaaaaaccaaaaaaaaaaaaaaaagtctctctctTAGCTCCCCACAGCCTCTGCTGGCTTTCCTAGCCTAGTGTACCTGAGATAACCCCCACTTTCACAGATAAGCGTAGCAGTGCCCTTCTGTCCCAAGTCCCTATGAGTTATCCTATTCGTTTGCTCCCTCTTTTGGCCTTTTTCAGCAatacttgttatgccatgttgaATGATAGTGGTGTCTGTAACCAGACTGAATTCCTATGGTATGCTCAGGATCACCATGGCACCCAGTGCTTTAGGAATATTGTGCTATGTAATCAAGTATAATGTACTTCAAGCGAAGGCTTACAGTCTCGGTCCCGTATCCTGTAGGTGTTGTTTGCCTGCGCTGAGGCCCTGCATGCCCATGGCTACAGCAATGAGGCCTCCCGCCTCACTGTGGAGCTTGCCCAGGACCTGCTAGCCAACCCACCTGACCTCAAGGTAGAGCCGCCCCCTGCCAAGGTGAGAGAGAGCTCCTTCCTCTGCTTTCCGGGCCCCACTTATCCTTGCTCCTATTCCCCACCCCAAGTGAGAGCTTCCTTCTATCTCCACTGAGGTAAAACAGTCTCATTTGTCCAACTCTTTGCACTTCCCATGTAGGGCAAGAAAAACAAGGTGTCCACAAGCCGTCAGACCTGGGTGGCTACCAACACTCTGACCAAAGCAGCCTTCCTGTTGACAGTGCTTAGTGAGCGCCCTGAGCACCACAGCCTGGCCTTCCGAGTTGGCATGTTTGCGCTGGAGCTACAGCGGCCTCCTGCTTCAACCAAGgccttggaggtcagagggtcATTTGTCTTCTCCTTAATCATTTCAGAGTCTTATGCCTTGATCTCCATGGAGGTATAGGAGGTCTGAGTGCTTCCTGTACTCTCAGGTAAAATTGGCATATCAGGAATCTGAGGTAGCTGCTCTGCTCAAGAAGATCCCTCGGGGCCCCAGTGAAATGAGTACCATTCGATGCCGGGCAGAAGAACTTCGGGAGGGTACACTGTGTGACTATCGGCCTGTCTTGCCCCTCATGTTGGCCAGTTTCATCTTTGATGTTCTCTGTGCTCCAGGTATAATGCCCTACAGTAAGTGGAGAACTTGGGGGATAGgggagggtttttgttgttgttttgttttgtttttaaaggaaaactaaGTTCTAAGGTTCTATCAGAGTCATCTTTAGGACCCACCAGGCAGCTTCCTGGGTAGGTCTTGGATGATGACAGTCTTAGATTCCTTTGCAGTTTTTTCTGAGGTACTTTGGTTTGCTTGACTTAACCCAATTTCCATCTAGTGGTTTCTCTCACGGGTTCCCGGCCCCCAAGTCGAAACTGGACTAACGAGATGCCTGGAGATGAGGAGCTAGGATTTGAAGCAGCAGTTGCTGCCTTGGGTACGTGTCTTGTCTTGACCACGTTCATGAACAAAGCCTGGTCCAGGCCTTGAGCTGTGATGGGAAAGTCAAGATGACATGTGGGAAGCAACGGGCCATCGCTTATTACACAGTCAGTATCTAGAGAGGGTCTGGAACTGCTCAGCAGCTAACAGCACTTACTGCTGTTGTAAAGGATCCCAGGTTAGCTCCCAGGACCCTCAGGATAGCTAACTATAAGTAATCCCAATTTCCAAGGGATGCAGTGACCTCTTCTGCCTTCCATGGGCACATTaagcacatggtacacacatgcatgtaagcgaaacacatacatacataaaaataactaaaacttaaatgtgtgtatgtgttacatGTGGTGGGTGTTTTAAAGGACAGCAAATCAAAAATCTAAAGGAAGGCCTCAGGGAGGTTACCGATTATGTAATGTTGACTAAAAGATCGGGAAGCTATAGAGAGGAAATTGTCAGGCACACACTCAGTTCTAAGACCAGATATGATAgttatgcctataatcccagtacttgggaagtggaggcagtaGGATCAGTAGTTCATTTTCAtacttggctacatagcaagtttgaggccagcctgtgctacatgagatcttgcctcaaaaacatcatcatcaacaacaacaaaagcaagcaaTCAAACAAGACATTAGATGAGCCTGGTGTgtaagacacacctttaattccagtggaATAGAACAACAGGTTGCAAAGGTCTTGAAAGGGTTGGATGTAGGCAGTGGGGACTTTTTCTCATGAACTGGTAGCTGGCCCTGGCTTGTGTGTTTTTGGTGTCGTTGGAGCTATAAACACTAATCCCCAAGAGGCCTTCCTCACAGGCATGAAGACAACAGTGAGTGAGGCAGAACATCCCCTCCTATGTGAAGGCACACGTCGGGAGAAGGGTGACCTGGCCTTAGCACTCATGATCACCTACAAGGATGACCAGGCCAAGCTCAAGAAGGTAAGGGACTGAGATACTGGGGTTTTGCCAGGCAGCGAGTGAGCAAAATGTTACAATCTTTCTCACAAGTTTCCAGTACAATGACCAAAGTACTGGTCTGTGTGTAGGAGGTAAGTAGGGAATTTTGGAGACTTCTCATAAAGAACAAGAGACCAATGGTTCTTATAGGTGTGCTTGGGCatgaggtggaagaagagaagcagagagcaTAAAGTCAATGAGTCATTTATTTCAATGTGTATTGACTATCAGTGTGTTCAGTCCTCAGGTAAGTGTTACGGAAGATTCCAAGACATGGAAGCTGGGAGGTTATCCTGTAGTTACAGCTGGGGAAGACTTTCTGAGGAGGTAGCATTAGGCTGcttcaagaagaaaggaagataacAAAATTCAGGAAATAAAGGACGTCATGTTACTGCTTGTCTCTTCTCCAGATCCTAGACAAACTCTTGGACCGAGAAAGCCAGACACATAAGCCACAGACCCTGAGTTCTTTCTACTCATCCAGCCGGCCGGCCACAGCCAACCAGAGATCTCCTTCAAAGCACGGGGCCCCATCTGCTCCCGGGGCCCTGCAGCCACTGACTTCAAGCTCTGCAGGGCCTGCTCAGCCAGGGAATGTGGCAGGGGCTGGGCCAGGTCCCACTgagggcttcacagagaagaaTGTACCCGGTGAGGTGGGGGAACTGGGTAGGGCGGGTAGGTGGTCCAGTCAGGTTGTGCCCTTTCCTGGGCTCACCCCAGTGTTCTATCTTCTCCTTCAGAAAGTTCCCCACATTCCCCCTGTGAAGGTCTCCCACCTGAGGCAGCTTTGACTCCACGGCCGGAGGGGAAGGTTCCTAGCCGCCTAGCACTTGGCAGTCGTGGAGGTTATAATGGTCGAGGTTGGGGCTCTCCAGGGCGGcccaaaaagaaacacacaggtaCAACAGTCTATGGGAAGGCATGGAGGGAATGCTAGTCCTGGAGGCTGGAGACTGACTTCATTTTGGGGGTACTAGGCATGGCCAGCATTGACAGCAGTGCCCCTGAAACCACATCGGACAGCTCTCCTACCTTAAGCCGACGGCCACTTCGAGGGGGCTGGGCCCCTACTTCTTGGGGTCGAGGACAAGACAGTGACAGCATTAGCAGCTCTTCCTCAGACTCTCTGGGCTCTTCATCCTCCAGTGGAAGCCGCCGGGCTAGTGCCAGTGGAGGGGCCCGGGCAAAGACAGTTGACGTTGGCAGGTCAGTACGGAGAAAGACCCGTCCTTACAACCATATTCCTAGTGTGACCCAACTGTTGTCCCCCAACAGCCTTACTTACCCTGGTCCCACCTAACCTAGTTGGACTCCATTCTGAAGGGACTCCAACCCTGTCCATACCCCATTGCTCCGTCAGGTGTTACAAAGGCCGCCGCCCTGAGAGTCATGCCCCCCACGTACCCAATCAGCCGTCAGAGGCAGCTGCACACTTCTACTTCGAATTGGCGAAGACAGTTCTGATCAAGGCAGGGGGCAACAGCAGCACCTCCATTTTCACACATCCATCTTCCTCAGGAGGCCACCAGGGTCCTCACCGCAACCTGCACCTTTGCGCCTTTGAGATTGGGCTTTATGCCCTAGGCCTGCATAACTTTGTTTCTCCTAACTGGCTCTCTCGTACCTATTCTTCCCATGTATCCTGGATTACAGGTAAATCCAATGTCATGATTTGCATACAGGATGGAGGTGACTAGGAAGGCTGTGTCTTGGTGACATTGCTGATCTGATGAAAGATCTCATCCCCAGACCTCCAGAGGTGCCCACTGTGCTCCTTGTTCTTCTCTCTGAAGGGCAGGCCATGGAGATTGGCAGTGCAGCCTTGACTATACTGGTAGAATGCTGGGATGGGCACCTGACACCCCCTGAGGTTGCATCGCTGGCCGACAGAGCGTCACGGGCACGAGACTCCAACATGGTGAGGGCAGCGGCAGAGCTGGCTCTAAGCTGCCTGCCTCATGCCCACGCACTGAACCCCAATGAGATTCAGCGGGCCTTGGTGCAGTGCAAGGAACAGGTACTTCCAGATTTCAGCCCTCCGGGCATGGGGGAACATCACCGAACATTTTTCCTctaaaaatgtgtttgtgtgtgtgtacgtgtgtgtacatgaTGGAGTGGGGGTATGTGCCACATTGtatgcggaggtcagaggacagcttgttcAAGTTTGTTCTCTCCTTATACCATGTGGatcctaggaatcaaactcaagttgtcagacttggcagcctgccctccctcctcctctccctcgcTCTCTTCCAAGAGGTCTAAGTTTCTATGCGGAGCTTGAACTTACAATTCGGCTTCAGCTTTCTGAGTAGCTGGGACATCTATTATTTGCGGGTTAGGGACCTTCCCTTGATTCCGTCAGATGCAGGAGTTTATGAAGAATCTAATTTTTTCTCTCATTGTAACATTTCACATATTGCAGGTTGAGTATCTGTTAGGTTCAAGATTAGAAGTGTTTTGGATTTTAGGTTTTCAGAGTATTTTCTTAAACCTGAGTGATCTTGGGGATGGGACCCAAAACTaggtttgaaatttttatttcatatgttaaTTACGTACACATCCTAGAGATAATCTTGTGTCTCTTGGCCTCTTTctcgtgtatgtatgtatgtatgtatgcatgcataggAATTGGATCCAGGGCCTCATGCAGACCAGGCAACCAACTGACTTAGTCTCCAGCCTTGTTTGTGCACGAAGGCATATTTCATGGTATTTTCCTCTTGAGGTATCAATGAGCCTTGCCATTCAAaaagtttctgattttagtgtttTCCATTTTCAAATTAGGAATACATACTATGTGTTGtattctattgtgtgtgtgtgtgtgtgtgtgtgtgtgtgtgtgtgtgtgtgtatgcatgcatgcgttCTGCTATAATCCTAAAGCTAGGATCAATTCCATCACAACACACAAGCAAATAGAAGGCTGACTACTCAGGGCTCAGGCTGATTCCTGAGTATGATGAGCTTTGGGTGTGCACGAGGGAACAATTATTTGTTTGGTGCCTGTGTGAAGTTCTCACTGCTGTTAGTCAGTGAGTCAGTCAGTGCTTTGCCCTCTGATGCCCCTCAACCAGTCCTCCTTCCTGGGTAGGGCCTCTCCCCCTAATGCTTTGCTCCTTTCCAGGATAACCTGATGTTGGAGAAGGCCTGCATGGCCGTGGAAGAGGCAGCCAAGGGTGGGGGCGTATACCCTGAAGTGCTGTTTGAGGTTGCTCATCAGTGGTTCTGGCTTTATGAGGAGACAGCAGGCGGCTCGTCCACAGCTCGTGAAGGGGCTACAAGCTGTAGTGGCAGTGGGATGAGGGCCGCTGGGGAGGCTGGGCGGGGACTCCCTGAGGGTAGGGGTGCCCCAGGGACTGAACCTGTTACAGTGGCTGCGGCAGCAGTGACAGCAGCAGCCACAGTGGTTCCGGTCATCTCAGTGGGGTCCAGTTTATATCCAGGTCCAGGACTGGGGCATGGCCACTCCCCTGGCCTGCACCCCTACActgctctccagccccacttgccCTGCAGCCCTCAGTACCTCACCCACCCAGCTCACCCTGCCCACCCTATGCCTCATATGCCCCGGCCTGCCGTCTTCCCTGTGCCCAGCTCTGCATACCCACAGGTGAGTCTGGTGTTTCACAGATGGTGTGAGGCATGTGGAGAACACTAGTTCATAGGGTTGCAGTACTTTGGGTGTGTACTAGGGCTGTCCAGGAGCCCTGGTAAGGTGGTGGGAAATGGGAGACCAAGGCAACTAAGTAAGAAATGTAAGAATGCCTGTTTGTTACCTAACCAGGCTTAGTATCTGCTCTCCTTTTGCCATCTACTATAGGGTGTGCATCCTGCATTCCTGGGGGCGCAATACCCTTACTCAGTGACTCCTCCCTCGCTTGCTGCCACAGCTGTATCTTTCCCTGTCCCTTCCATGGCTCCCATCACAGTCCATCCTTACCACACAGAACCAGGGCTCCCACTGCCCACCAGTGTGGCCTGTGAGTTTCGGGGACAGGGAGCAGGTGAATGGAGGGGAGGTGCGCTGaacatgggagggagggagggcatctCCTGCACCTCTTCTCTCACATGGCTTTCCATCTCCCCTCAGTGAGCAGTGTCCATCCAGCATCTACGTTTCCAGCCATCCAGGGTGCCTCACTGCCTGCTCTGACCACACAGCCCAGCCCTCTGGTAAGCGGGGGTTTTCCACCACCCGAAGAGGAGACACACAGTCAACCGGTCAATCCACATAGCCTGCACCATCTGCATGCTGCTTACCGTGTTGGTAAGAAGTCCCTTTCTGTACTCCTACCTACAGCTGAGTGAAGTGAGGGGCTCTTCATTTGTTTACTGTGGGTCAGGTACCAGGATGGGGGAGAAGGTGAAGGGTATATATCCGATTGTGTGCCCATCTGTGTTTCCTAGGGATGCTGGCACTGGAGATGCTAGGTCGCCGGGCACACAACGATCACCCCAACAACTTTTCCCGCTCCCCCCCTTACACTGATGATGTCAAATGGTTGCTGGGGCTGGCAGCAAAGCTGGGTAACACCTCCCCTCCTCAGGACCATTGTCCCCctgtttcccttcccttcctatcCCAGACCTCCTTCCTAGCTCTTACTCAGAGTTGAGGCCT comes from the Mus musculus strain C57BL/6J chromosome 14, GRCm38.p6 C57BL/6J genome and includes:
- the Zswim8 gene encoding zinc finger SWIM domain-containing protein 8 isoform 1 (isoform 1 is encoded by transcript variant 1), whose translation is MELMFAEWEDGERFSFEDSDRFEEDSLCSFISEAESLCQNWRGWRKQSAGPNSPTGGGGGGGSGGTRTRDGLVIPLVELSAKQVAFHIPFEVVEKVYPPVPEQLQLRIAFWSFPENEEDIRLYSCLANGSADEFQRGDQLFRMRAVKDPLQIGFHLSATVVPPQMVPPKGAYNVAVMFDRCRVTSCSCTCGAGAKWCTHVVALCLFRIHNASAVCLRAPVSESLSRLQRDQLQKFAQYLISELPQQILPTAQRLLDELLSSQSTAINTVCGAPDPTAGPSASDQSTWYLDESTLTDNIKKTLHKFCGPSPVVFSDVNSMYLSSTEPPAAAEWACLLRPLRGREPEGVWNLLSIVREMFKRRDSNAAPLLEILTDQCLTYEQITGWWYSVRTSASHSSASGHTGRSNGQSEVAAHACASMCDEMVTLWRLAVLDPALSPQRRRELCAQLRQWQLKVIENVKRGQHKKTLERLFPGFRPAVEACYFNWEEAYPLPGVTYSGTDRKLALCWARALPARPGASRSGGLEESRPRPLPTEPAVRPKEPGAKRKGLGEGISSQRGPRRLSAEGGDKALHKMGPSGGKAKVLGGTGSGGKSSAGSGSKRRLSSEDSSLEPDLAEMSLDDSSLALGAEASTFGGFPESPPPCPSSVGSRGPSTFLPEPPDTYEEDAGVYFSEGPEPPTASADHPGLLPGEVCTRDDLPSTDDSGSGLHKTKEAAPAVGEEDDDYQAYYLNAQDGAGGEEEKAEGGTGEEHDLFAGLKPLEQESRMEVLFACAEALHAHGYSNEASRLTVELAQDLLANPPDLKVEPPPAKGKKNKVSTSRQTWVATNTLTKAAFLLTVLSERPEHHSLAFRVGMFALELQRPPASTKALEVKLAYQESEVAALLKKIPRGPSEMSTIRCRAEELREGTLCDYRPVLPLMLASFIFDVLCAPVVSLTGSRPPSRNWTNEMPGDEELGFEAAVAALGMKTTVSEAEHPLLCEGTRREKGDLALALMITYKDDQAKLKKILDKLLDRESQTHKPQTLSSFYSSSRPATANQRSPSKHGAPSAPGALQPLTSSSAGPAQPGNVAGAGPGPTEGFTEKNVPESSPHSPCEGLPPEAALTPRPEGKVPSRLALGSRGGYNGRGWGSPGRPKKKHTGMASIDSSAPETTSDSSPTLSRRPLRGGWAPTSWGRGQDSDSISSSSSDSLGSSSSSGSRRASASGGARAKTVDVGRCYKGRRPESHAPHVPNQPSEAAAHFYFELAKTVLIKAGGNSSTSIFTHPSSSGGHQGPHRNLHLCAFEIGLYALGLHNFVSPNWLSRTYSSHVSWITGQAMEIGSAALTILVECWDGHLTPPEVASLADRASRARDSNMVRAAAELALSCLPHAHALNPNEIQRALVQCKEQDNLMLEKACMAVEEAAKGGGVYPEVLFEVAHQWFWLYEETAGGSSTAREGATSCSGSGMRAAGEAGRGLPEGRGAPGTEPVTVAAAAVTAAATVVPVISVGSSLYPGPGLGHGHSPGLHPYTALQPHLPCSPQYLTHPAHPAHPMPHMPRPAVFPVPSSAYPQGVHPAFLGAQYPYSVTPPSLAATAVSFPVPSMAPITVHPYHTEPGLPLPTSVALSSVHPASTFPAIQGASLPALTTQPSPLVSGGFPPPEEETHSQPVNPHSLHHLHAAYRVGMLALEMLGRRAHNDHPNNFSRSPPYTDDVKWLLGLAAKLGVNYVHQFCVGAAKGVLSPFVLQEIVMETLQRLNPIHAHNHLRAPAFHQLVQRCQQAYMQYIHHRLIHLTPADYDDFVNAIRSARSAFCLTPMGMMQFNDILQNLKRSKQTKELWQRVSLEITTFSP